One genomic region from Rosa rugosa chromosome 1, drRosRugo1.1, whole genome shotgun sequence encodes:
- the LOC133707167 gene encoding uncharacterized protein LOC133707167 isoform X1, whose amino-acid sequence MVKTKVSEIPKITYQSDMMDELKAAHVLMGIGAPEAAADGVPAAAAAEESRCGGGHEESRPSSKADEINIPPWTLIIPKLEDHNNLLQLHDDQVVGVRLPADLDSVSASTAAMLVPVLGGTMSLLKKKLQKEVAGYDEDEDEEEERDVGNQHEMNQEEGEQREENKHINSFHKEDVIVLSDDDDEEEKAGKVYSKPLLMKMKVDDLRHLAVKLRLKNSSWDSKEKLVDRIAKALGVCNE is encoded by the exons ATGGTGAAGACCAAAGTCTCTGAAATCCCGAAGATTACTTACCAG TCGGATATGATGGATGAGTTGAAGGCGGCACATGTTCTTATGGGTATTGGTGCTCCGGAGGCGGCGGCGGACGGTGTTCCTGCAGCGGCGGCAGCGGAG GAAAGCAGATGTGGTGGTGGTCATGAAGAGTCACGCCCAAGTTCTAAGGCTGATGAAATTAATATCCCCCCTTGGACACTAATAATCCCGAAGTTGGAAGATCACAATAATCTTCTACAGCTCCATGACGATCAGGTTGTGGGTGTTCGACTTCCAGCTGACCTTGATTCA GTGAGTGCATCTACAGCAGCCATGTTAGTGCCAGTGCTCGGTGGTACTATGAGCCTTTTGAAAAAA AAGTTACAAAAGGAGGTTGCTGGATATGATGAGGACGAAGACGAGGAGGAGGAAAGGGATGTTGGCAATCAACAT GAAATGAATCAGGAGGAGGGTGAGCAAAGAGAGGAGAATAAGCATATCAACAGCTTTCATAAGGAGGATGTTATTGTTTTAAGTGATGACGATGACGAGGAGGAGAAGGCT GGGAAGGTCTATTCAAAGCCGCTGTTGATGAAAATGAAGGTTGATGACCTTAGACATTTAGCTGTTAAGCTGCGATTGAAAAATAGCTCCTGGGATTCAAAGGAGAAGCTGGTTGATCGTATTGCAAAGGCACTAGGTGTTTGTAATGAATAG
- the LOC133707167 gene encoding uncharacterized protein LOC133707167 isoform X2: MVKTKVSEIPKITYQSDMMDELKAAHVLMGIGAPEAAADGVPAAAAAEESRCGGGHEESRPSSKADEINIPPWTLIIPKLEDHNNLLQLHDDQVVGVRLPADLDSVSASTAAMLVPVLGGTMSLLKKKLQKEVAGYDEDEDEEEERDVGNQHEMNQEEGEQREENKHINSFHKEDVIVLSDDDDEEEKAVSHVGKSTCFLLSLVYITYGSVVLFLPLS; this comes from the exons ATGGTGAAGACCAAAGTCTCTGAAATCCCGAAGATTACTTACCAG TCGGATATGATGGATGAGTTGAAGGCGGCACATGTTCTTATGGGTATTGGTGCTCCGGAGGCGGCGGCGGACGGTGTTCCTGCAGCGGCGGCAGCGGAG GAAAGCAGATGTGGTGGTGGTCATGAAGAGTCACGCCCAAGTTCTAAGGCTGATGAAATTAATATCCCCCCTTGGACACTAATAATCCCGAAGTTGGAAGATCACAATAATCTTCTACAGCTCCATGACGATCAGGTTGTGGGTGTTCGACTTCCAGCTGACCTTGATTCA GTGAGTGCATCTACAGCAGCCATGTTAGTGCCAGTGCTCGGTGGTACTATGAGCCTTTTGAAAAAA AAGTTACAAAAGGAGGTTGCTGGATATGATGAGGACGAAGACGAGGAGGAGGAAAGGGATGTTGGCAATCAACAT GAAATGAATCAGGAGGAGGGTGAGCAAAGAGAGGAGAATAAGCATATCAACAGCTTTCATAAGGAGGATGTTATTGTTTTAAGTGATGACGATGACGAGGAGGAGAAGGCTGTAAGTCATGTTGGCAAGTCTACTTGTTTTCTGCTGTCTTTGGTCTACATTACCTATGGATCTGTGGTCTTGTTCCTTCCTTTGAGCTAG
- the LOC133726691 gene encoding serine/threonine protein phosphatase 2A 57 kDa regulatory subunit B' theta isoform-like, giving the protein MIKQILNRLPRKPKSAEHREGGASNTSSNASTSSRSGSTSSKFANSGSTSLSGPNSTPNYGVNHGSKLNQDVNAKVNGNSFASFEALPSFKDVPNSEKQNLCIKKLNLCCYVFDFTDPTKNLKEKDIKRQTLVELVDYIASANGKFSESVIQELVKMVSINLFRTFSSPPHENKALEAFDLEEDEPSMDPAWPHLQVVYELFLRFVASPETDAKLAKRYVDHSFVLKLLGLFDSDDHRERDYLKTVLHRIYGKFMVHRPFIRKAINHIFYHFIFETEKHNGIAELLEILGSIINGFALPLKEEHKLFLVRVLIPLHKPKCVSLYHQQLSYCITQFVEKDCKLADTIIRGLLKYWPITNSSKEVMFLGELEEVLEATQPGEFQRCMVPLFRQVGRCLSSSHFQVAERALFLWNNDHISNLIKQNRHVLLPIIFPSLERNARNHWNQAVQSLTLNVRKIFSDIDPELFEECLLKFQEDEAQEKEMSLKRELTWKRLEEIAAKKASASNEAVLVSPRKAMGKPSG; this is encoded by the exons ATGATCAAACAGATACTTAATAGACTTCCTAGGAAGCCCAAGTCAGCTGAACATCGTGAAGGAGGAGCCTCGAACACTTCTTCAAATGCTTCAACCAGTTCAAGAAGTGGTTCAACGAGTAGTAAATTTGCAAACTCGGGTAGTACGTCTCTTTCAGGCCCTAATTCTACTCCTAACTATGGAGTAAATCATGGAAGCAAGCTTAACCAGGATGTGAATGCAAAGGttaatgggaattcatttgcttcaTTTGAGGCATTGCCTAGCTTCAAAGATGTTCCGAATTCGGAGAAGCAGAACTTGTGCATAAAAAAGTTGAACTTGTGTTGTTATGTGTTTGACTTCACTGACCCAACAAAAAACCTCAAGGAAAAGGACATCAAGCGACAGACGTTGGTAGAGCTTGTGGATTACATTGCTTCTGCCAATGGGAAGTTCTCAGAAAGTGTCATTCAAGAACTTGTAAAGATGGTGTCCATAAACTTATTTAGAACATTCAGTTCTCCACCCCATGAAAATAAAGCTCTAGAGGCCTTTGACTTAGAAGAGGACGAGCCCTCAATGGACCCCGCATGGCCGCACTTGCAAGTTGTGTATGAATtgttcttgaggtttgtggcATCACCTGAGACAGATGCAAAGTTGGCTAAGAGGTACGTTGATCACTCGTTCGTTCTCAAGTTATTAGGTCTTTTCGATTCGGATGAccacagagagagagactaCTTGAAAACTGTTCTGCATCGAATCTATGGGAAATTTATGGTGCACCGCCCATTCATCAGGAAAGCAATCAACCACATCTTCTACcattttatttttgaaactgAAAAGCATAATGGGATTGCTGAGCTGTTAGAGATTTTGGGAAGTATAATCAACGGTTTTGCTCTGCCATTGAAAGAAGAGCACAAACTCTTTCTTGTTCGAGTGCTTATTCCACTCCACAAGCCAAAATGTGTATCCTTGTACCATCAGCAGCTATCTTATTGCATTACCCAATTTGTGGAGAAAGACTGTAAACTTGCTGATACAATAATCCGTGGGTTACTAAAATATTGGCCTATTACAAATAGTTCGAAAGAGGTCATGTTCTTAGGTGAGCTGGAAGAAGTTTTAGAAGCTACTCAGCCTGGAGAGTTCCAGCGCTGTATGGTACCATTGTTTCGCCAAGTTGGCCGTTGCTTGAGCAGTTCACATTTTCAG GTGGCGGAAAGAGCTCTGTTCTTATGGAATAATGATCACATTTCAAACTTAATCAAACAGAATCGCCATGTTTTATTGCCCATCATATTCCCTTCGTTGGAGAGAAATGCAAGAAATCACTGGAACCAGGCAGTTCAGAGCCTAACACTAAATGTCCGCAAGATATTCTCTGATATTGACCCTGAGCTTTTTGAGGAATGCTTGCTCAAATTCCAGGAAGATGAAGCACAAGAGAAGGAAATGAGTTTGAAACGTGAATTGACTTGGAAACGTTTGGAAGAGATTGCTGCAAAGAAAGCTTCTGCAAGTAACGAAGCGGTGCTTGTGTCCCCAAGAAAAGCCATGGGCAAACCTTCTGGCTAG
- the LOC133726692 gene encoding AUGMIN subunit 6 has translation MTMDREKEREIELESAMYTNCLLLGLDPAIIGLGASNSTPRVGFFRHSNPKLGEQLLYFILSSLRGPIQSAKDFDKVWPIFDSTQSRDFRKVVQGIISELESQGALPRSNSRVSSLATCCGPRFVELLWQLSLHALREVHRRTFAADVASNPLPASLTDVAFSHAATLLPVTKARIALERRKFLKNAETAVQRQAMWSNLAHEMTAEFRGLCAEEAYLQQELEKLHDLRNKVKLEGEHWDDLVSSSSQNSHLVSKATRLWESILARKSQHEVLASGPIEDLIAHREHRYRISGSSLLAAMDQSSQVPYADVLSVQSGDFTPTHVDDKEQSDGSRVNINREKMKNNLDSSHSQVNDETLHRADERSGRVHPTVDVAEIIRRWTHALQRIHKQSLHMAKANEGEGPEILRSAHEGSSSGHAESLAATLAEHQQHLVSFQVLINQLKEVAPAIQKSISECTDKVDSISSNLPPMTKHPGRSTSPSQAQSSGRTLESTDDVAEVTSKLSTFQLEKVSASAPALKLPQLFSLTPNSHKRLASATQISQTENFSERKPLEQPLSNNHIDNLPQDSDSNYVQNLKRSVREAALSRKSFHSKSSQGSHSDESSEHFFMPLSSSGFSRLGPESKGGLITSSLHDYDQVNGFLSVTGSNSAASDAQRSFYDFEEAQEQVFSPPLLIEDAYEDLLAPLSETEAALMEH, from the exons ATGACTATGgacagagagaaggagagagagatagagctgGAGAGTGCAATGTACACTAACTGTTTGCTGTTAGGTTTGGATCCGGCCATTATCGGACTCGGAGCCTCCAACTCCACTCCTCGGGTCGGGTTCTTCCGCCACTCCAACCCCAAACTCGGCGAGCAGCTCCTCTACTTCATCCTCTCTTCCCTCCGTGGCCCAATTCAATCCGCCAAG GATTTCGATAAGGTCTGGCCAATCTTCGATTCTACGCAATCTCGCGATTTTCGTAAG GTTGTGCAAGGGATTATTAGCGAGCTTGAATCGCAAGGGGCGCTTCCCAGGAGCAATTCGAGGGTTTCATCACTTGCTACATGTTGTGGACCGAG GTTTGTAGAACTTCTGTGGCAACTTTCTTTGCATGCTTTGCGAGAGGTTCATAGGCGGACATTTGCAGCTGATGTAGCTTCTAACCCTCTTCCTGCGTCATTGACAGATGTGGCCTTTTCACATGCAGCCACTTTACTTCCTGTTACAAAG GCTAGAATAGCACTTGAAAGAAGGAAGTTTCTTAAGAATGCGGAAACAGCAGTACAGAGACAGGCCATGTGGTCAAATTTGGCTCATGAAATGACAGCAGAGTTTCGTGGTCTGTGTGCTGAAGAG GCTTATTTGCAGCAAGAGCTGGAAAAATTACATGATCTTAGGAACAAAGTCAAGTTGGAAGGGGAACATTGGGATGACCTTGTATCTAGTTCGAGTCAGAATTCTCATTTAGTATCCAAGGCTACTCGTTTGTGGGAGTCGATATTAGCCCGTAAAA GTCAACATGAAGTTCTTGCTTCGGGCCCTATTGAGGATTTAATTGCTCATCGGGAGCATAG GTACCGCATTTCTGGATCTTCTTTGCTTGCAGCTATGGATCAGAGCTCTCAGGTTCCTTATGCAGATGTCTTATCTGTCCAGTCTGGTGATTTTACTCCTACACATGTAGATGATAAAGAGCAGAGTGATGGTTCACGTGTCAATATTAACagagaaaagatgaagaatAATTTAGATTCATCCCATTCACAAGTAAATGATGAAACTCTTCATCGAGCAGATGAGAGAAGTGGAAGAGTCCACCCAACTGTTGACGTGGCAGAAATTATCAGGCGTTGGACGCATGCTTTACAGCGTATTCATAAACAGTCGCTTCATATG GCAAAAGCTAATGAGGGAGAGGGTCCAGAAATTCTAAGAAGTGCGCATGAAGGCAGTTCAAGTGGTCATGCCGAGTCATTAGCTGCAACACTAGCTGAACATCAGCAGCACTTGGTTAGCTTTCAG GTTCTCATTAATCAACTGAAGGAAGTTGCTCCAGCAATACAAAAGTCAATATCAGAATGTACAGATAAAGTAGATAGCATTTCCTCTAATCTGCCTCCAATGACTAAGCATCCTGGCCGCTCAACCTCACCTAGTCAAGCACAGAGCAGTGGAAGGACATTG GAGAGCACTGATGATGTGGCTGAAGTCACTTCGAAGTTGTCCACCTTTCAGCTCGAAAAGGTGTCAGCCAGTGCGCCTGCTCTAAAGCTCCCCCAGTTATTTAGCTTGACGCCTAATTCTCATAAGCGCCTTGCTTCAGCTACTCAAATAAGTCAAACAGAGAATTTTTCTGAAAGGAAACCTTTGGAGCAGCCTCTATCTAATAATCACATAGATAATCTGCCACAAG ATAGTGATAGTAATTATGTCCAGAATTTAAAGAGATCTGTTAGAGAAGCTGCTTTGTCACGGAAGTCCTTCCATTCCAAATCATCACAAGGCAGTCATTCTGATGAAAGCTCAGAGCATTTCTTTATGCCTCTTTCATCATCTGGGTTTTCTCGTCTGGGTCCAGAATCTAAAGGGGGTTTGATAACTAGTTCGCTTCATGATTATGACCAAGTAAATGGGTTTCTTTCAGTTACGGGTTCAAACAGTGCTGCTTCTGATGCACAAAGATCGTTTTATGACTTTGAGGAAGCTCAGGAGCAGGTCTTCTCTCCTCCTTTGCTAATAGAAGATGCTTATGAAGACTTACTGG CACCGCTTTCAGAAACTGAAGCAGCATTAATGGAGCACTGA